A single region of the Eulemur rufifrons isolate Redbay chromosome 8, OSU_ERuf_1, whole genome shotgun sequence genome encodes:
- the HORMAD1 gene encoding HORMA domain-containing protein 1 isoform X1, whose protein sequence is MATAQLQRTSMSALAFPNKISTEQQSLVLVKRLLAVSVSCITYLRGIFPECAYGTRYLDDLCVKILREDKNCPGSTQLVKWMLGCYDALQKKYLRMVVLAVYNNPEDPQTISECYQFKFKYTNNGPAMDFISKNQSNESSMSSADTRKASILLIRKIYILMQNLGPLPSDVCLTMKLFYYDEVTPPDYQPPGFKDGDCEGVIFEGEPMYLNVAEVPTPFHTFKVKVTTEKERMENVDSSILLPKQLKTPLQKILMDKDDLGDEQEHYINDDLDIDTKMEEQEKNLGSSELGEPSLVCEEDEIMRSKESPDLSISHSQVEQLVSKTSELDMSESRTRSGKIFQNTMANGNQPVKPKENWKRSHPKSGKTVLHPFDSSSQESVSKRRKFSEPKEHI, encoded by the exons ATGGCCACTGCCCAGTTGCAGAGGACTTCCATG AGTGCATTGGCATTTCCCAATAAGATATCAACTGAGCAACAGTCTTTGGTGTTAGTGAAGAGACTCCTAGCAGTTTCAGTATCCTGCATCACATATTTGAGAGGAATATTTCCAGAATGTGCTTATGGAACAAGATATCTAGATG ATCTTTGTGTCAAAATTCTGAGAGAAGATAAAAATTGTCCAGGATCTACACAGTTAGTGAAGTG gatgctAGGATGCTATGatgctttacagaaaaaatat CTAAGGATGGTTGTTCTAGCT gtatACAACAATCCAGAAGACCCTCAG ACAATTTCAGAATGTTACCAATTCAAATTCAAATACACCAATAATGGACCAGCCATGGACTTCATAAG TAAAAACCAAAGCAATGAATCTAGCATGTCATCTGCTGACACCAGGAAAGCAAGTATTCTCCTCATTCGCAAGATTTATATTCTAATGCAAAATCTGGGACCTTTACCTAGTGATGTTTGTTTGACCATGAAACTTTTTTACTACGATGAAG TTACACCCCCAGATTACCAGCCTCCTGGTTTTAAGGATGGTGATTGTGAAGGAGTAATATTTGAAGGGGAGCCTATGTACTTAAATGTGGCAGAAGTCCCAACACCTTTTCACACCTTCAAAGTAAAAGTGACCACTGAGAAAGAACGAATGGAAAATGTTGATTCAAGTATACTATtaccaaaacaattaaaaacaccACTTCAAAAAATCCTGATGGACAAAGATGATCTAGGAGATGAACAGGAGCATTATATAAAT GATGATTTGGACATTGACACTAAAAtggaagagcaggaaaaaaaccTTGGATCTTCTGAACTTGGAG aaccAAGTTTAGTTTGTGAGGAAGATGAAATTATGAGGTCTAAGGAAAGTCCAGATCTTTCAATTTCTCATTCTCAG gttGAGCAGTTAGTCAGTAAAACATCTGAACTTGATATGTCTGAAAGCAGAACAAGAAGTGGAAAAATCTTTCAGAATACAATG GCAAATGGAAATCAACCAGTAAAACCTAAAGAAAATTGGAAGAGAAGTCACCCCAAATCTGGGAAAACA GTCCTCCATCCCTTTGATTCTTCTAGTCAAGAGTCAGTGTCAAAAAGGAGAAAGTTTAGTGAACCAAaggaacatatataa
- the HORMAD1 gene encoding HORMA domain-containing protein 1 isoform X2 → MATAQLQRTSMSALAFPNKISTEQQSLVLVKRLLAVSVSCITYLRGIFPECAYGTRYLDDLCVKILREDKNCPGSTQLVKWMLGCYDALQKKYVYNNPEDPQTISECYQFKFKYTNNGPAMDFISKNQSNESSMSSADTRKASILLIRKIYILMQNLGPLPSDVCLTMKLFYYDEVTPPDYQPPGFKDGDCEGVIFEGEPMYLNVAEVPTPFHTFKVKVTTEKERMENVDSSILLPKQLKTPLQKILMDKDDLGDEQEHYINDDLDIDTKMEEQEKNLGSSELGEPSLVCEEDEIMRSKESPDLSISHSQVEQLVSKTSELDMSESRTRSGKIFQNTMANGNQPVKPKENWKRSHPKSGKTVLHPFDSSSQESVSKRRKFSEPKEHI, encoded by the exons ATGGCCACTGCCCAGTTGCAGAGGACTTCCATG AGTGCATTGGCATTTCCCAATAAGATATCAACTGAGCAACAGTCTTTGGTGTTAGTGAAGAGACTCCTAGCAGTTTCAGTATCCTGCATCACATATTTGAGAGGAATATTTCCAGAATGTGCTTATGGAACAAGATATCTAGATG ATCTTTGTGTCAAAATTCTGAGAGAAGATAAAAATTGTCCAGGATCTACACAGTTAGTGAAGTG gatgctAGGATGCTATGatgctttacagaaaaaatat gtatACAACAATCCAGAAGACCCTCAG ACAATTTCAGAATGTTACCAATTCAAATTCAAATACACCAATAATGGACCAGCCATGGACTTCATAAG TAAAAACCAAAGCAATGAATCTAGCATGTCATCTGCTGACACCAGGAAAGCAAGTATTCTCCTCATTCGCAAGATTTATATTCTAATGCAAAATCTGGGACCTTTACCTAGTGATGTTTGTTTGACCATGAAACTTTTTTACTACGATGAAG TTACACCCCCAGATTACCAGCCTCCTGGTTTTAAGGATGGTGATTGTGAAGGAGTAATATTTGAAGGGGAGCCTATGTACTTAAATGTGGCAGAAGTCCCAACACCTTTTCACACCTTCAAAGTAAAAGTGACCACTGAGAAAGAACGAATGGAAAATGTTGATTCAAGTATACTATtaccaaaacaattaaaaacaccACTTCAAAAAATCCTGATGGACAAAGATGATCTAGGAGATGAACAGGAGCATTATATAAAT GATGATTTGGACATTGACACTAAAAtggaagagcaggaaaaaaaccTTGGATCTTCTGAACTTGGAG aaccAAGTTTAGTTTGTGAGGAAGATGAAATTATGAGGTCTAAGGAAAGTCCAGATCTTTCAATTTCTCATTCTCAG gttGAGCAGTTAGTCAGTAAAACATCTGAACTTGATATGTCTGAAAGCAGAACAAGAAGTGGAAAAATCTTTCAGAATACAATG GCAAATGGAAATCAACCAGTAAAACCTAAAGAAAATTGGAAGAGAAGTCACCCCAAATCTGGGAAAACA GTCCTCCATCCCTTTGATTCTTCTAGTCAAGAGTCAGTGTCAAAAAGGAGAAAGTTTAGTGAACCAAaggaacatatataa